The Toxorhynchites rutilus septentrionalis strain SRP chromosome 3, ASM2978413v1, whole genome shotgun sequence genome includes a region encoding these proteins:
- the LOC129773033 gene encoding uncharacterized protein LOC129773033, with product MPDRPIHKPRSLNSVGDRILLEQLEPHKFGIVALQEICRKVEKVWEVRDGKAQFHQSGGATNELGTGFVVLGRMLDRVINWKAMNEKMCVLSIKGRFYNCPVVHCPHEGRPDDEKEAFYAQLEATYDSCSPRDIKIVIGDMNAQIGRKAMYRPVIGPCSLHTDTNDNGQRCINFAASRGLVIRSTFFSRKDIHKATWRSPDNIQQTKLTTSSSKADFSQTSLTYAPCALKDPQAAENYAHLLDEALPSSGELNASNLEDDWSKISFAIEETATAVLGEETTSPRNDWFDGECQQAMERSKTARKNYLSIATRKNLAKYRRARNKLITILRRKKRQQEDRDRDEQNNYFKLMIRASSMRRDEEGNLITSEREVVDKWQQFFDKRLNGEIVDGVPPTSRRSSEKSGC from the exons ATGCCTGATCGGCCAATCCATAAACCCAG ATCGCTAAATTCCGTGGGCGACCGAATACTGCTCGAGCAGTTAGAACCCCACAAGTTCGGTATCGTGGCTTTGCAGGAAATCTGTCGCAAGGTTGAGAAGGTGTGGGAGGTCCGCGACGGTAAGGCCCAGTTTCACCAGAGCGGTGGGGCTACCAACGAGCTGGGAACGGGCTTTGTAGTGTTGGGCAGAATGTTGGATCGCGTTATTAATTGGAAAGCGATGAACGAAAAGATGTGTGTACTGAGTATAAAAGGCCGGTTCTACAACTGTCCTGTCGTGCACTGTCCGCACGAAGGCAGACCCGACGACGAGAAGGAAGCGTTTTATGCGCAGCTGGAAGCGACATATGACAGCTGTTCACCACGGGACATCAAGATCGTCATCGGGGATATGAACGCCCAGATTGGTAGGAAAGCAATGTACAGACCGGTGATAGGCCCATGCAGTCTACACACCGACACGAACGACAACGGCCAGCGGTGCATCAACTTCGCAGCTTCCCGAGGGCTTGTGATCAGAAGCACTTTCTTCTCCCGCAAGGATATTCATAAGGCCACTTGGAGATCACCTGACAACATACAACAAACCAAATTGACCACGTCCTCATCGAAGGCCGATTTTTCTCAAACATCACTAACATACGCTCCCTGCGCG TTAAAAGACCCGCAAGCTGCCGAGAATTACGCGCACCTGTTGGATGAGGCACTACCCTCCTCTGGGGAGCTAAATGCTTCGAATCTCGAAGACGACTGGAGTAAGATTAGCTTTGCCATCGAAGAGACCGCAACCGCGGTACTAGGTGAGGAAACTACGAGCCCAAGAAACGACTGGTTCGACGGGGAGTGCCAGCAAGCGATGGAGAGAAGCAAAACAGCTCGGAAAAACTATCTAAGCATTGCCACGAGGAAGAATTTAGCCAAATATCGACGAGCGCGGAATAAGTTGATCACGATACTGAGGCGAAAAAAGCGCCAGCAGGAGGACAGGGATCGTGACGAACAGAACAACTATTTCAAGCTGATGATACGCGCAAGTTCTATGAGAAG GGACGAGGAAGGAAACCTGATTACAAGCGAGCGCGAGGTGGTCGACAAGTGGCAGCAGTTCTTCGATAAGCGCCTCAATGGCGAGATAGTAGATGGAGTGCCCCCGACCTCCAGGAGATCCAGCGAGAAATCGGGCTGCTGA